From the Paenibacillus sp. R14(2021) genome, the window TTCCACTCATAGTCGGCATGTACCCGAAAGGAAGGGAACAGCTCCTTGACGCGTCCAGACAGCTTGTCTGCGATCTTGGCTCTCGAAACTTCCCCGGTCAGGGGCTTGAGCGCTTCTTCATCGTACCCGCCGGCCACGACGCGGCCGTCTGCCGTCAGCCTTGCATAGAAATAAGGGCGGGCGGTTTCCCAGATCAGAACCTGTTCATACCAAGGCGACAGATCTGCCTGAGGCTCCGTGACGATGACGCTCGTCCGGTTCATAACGGCTTTCACGAGCTGCCCGCGGAGCTCCTCCGGCTCGTAGCCGACTGCGTAGATGACATACTTGGCATGAACCGAAGCACCTGCAGCGGTATGAAGAACATGCGTCTTCGCGTTCGTTTGCTCATGTGCGGTGATATCGGTTTTCTCATGCACCAAGAGACCGAATTTGGATGCAGCGTCGTCAATAACGCCGTGTACGAATCGGTACGGATTTACTAGGGCGTCCCCTTGGGTCAGCATCGCGCCGGGTTTCTTGAAGGGGAAACGGGCTTGAATCTGCTCCGGCTCCCAGTAAGCCACATCGAAGCCGTTCTTCCTTAGCGCAGCGTACTCCGCCTTCAGCTTAGGGACATCCTGCTCGGAGCTTGCATAATAGAGACTGCTCCTCGGTTGAAACTGGGCATCCAAGGACAACGAGCCAGCGACGGCACCCAGCTCCTGAACGGCAGCCGCGCAGCCCTTATAGAAGGCGGCCGCACTGTGCTCGCCGATCTGCTCCGTCAGCTCCGTGAGCATGAGGTCGTTGCAGAACTGCAGCAGGCCCGTATTCGCAAGGGAACTGCCGCCGGCCGCGCTTCCTCGTTCGAGCAGAACCGTCTTCAGGCCGCTTCGCGCCAGGATGAACGCGCAGATTGCGCCGGACATGCCGCCGCCGACGATCGCCGCATCGACGAGAAGGCTGCCTTGAAGCGGGGGATAAGTGCTGCATTGCGGTAAGGTGTCAGGCCAGAATAATCGCCCTTCATGTAAATCCTTCATCTAATGATCATACCTCCCTTAGCTAGGATGCCCAATTGTGTAATCTTGTTTCGCGAATTTTCGGATGATGCACAAAAAAGGGAAGCTGCCGAGGCGGGCTGCTTCCCTTCTAGAAACACAAGTCGCTATTCTTGTATAGGATCCGGAACCAAGCCTTCTTCCTGCAGCTGGCTGTTCGTTTTCATCTGCTTCATATCATGGCCAAGACGCTTCATATCCTGCAAATCCTGCACCATGGAGCCGTTCTTCGCTTCCGCGATTGGAGCGGATTTACGACCGGCTTGACCTGCTGACGCCGATGGCAGCTGTTCATGCTGCTGCGGGTTCAAACTCGTCATACTCGTCAACTCCTTTAAGATTGGCTTATGTTTATTTACACCGAATCGGAAGTCTTGAATCAGCGGCGGCCTTAAGATAGGCGGCTAACTAGGCGTGAACGTTGGCGGCGGTTAGATGAGCGGGGGCAGGGCAGTCTTGCCCATAGGAAGCGATTGTTCATTGATGCAACTAGGTGCAAAGCACTTCGACATGGTAAACTAGGTTCTTGAGATCATACATCGCTACCGTACAGAAATGGCAGGGGATTTAGGAATGGTGAACAATAACCCGACAGCGGCAGACGTGCTGGGGGTGCCGCTCGTTCAGACGACAAGGGGCGGTACGGTTGAAAATGTGCACAGCGGTCATGCCGTGGTCGTGCGTGCGGACGGTGCGATTCTGGGACAGGCGGGGGACGCATCGATCTGGACCTATATGCGTTCCACCGCTAAGCCGGTGCAGGCTTTGCCTGCCTTGCTCGGCGGCGTGCCGGAAGCCTACGGACTGGATGAAGCGATGCTTGCACTGATGTGCGCCTCGCATCAAGGGACGGAGCCGCACATCGCCGTGCTGGAGCAGATGCTTGCGCTGACAGGCGTACGCGAGGAGCAGCTGGTGTTCGGCCCGCAGCTGCCGGCGAACCTTGAAGCCCGCGACGAGCTGCAGCGGCGCGGCGGACAGCCGCGTAAGCTGTACCATGTGTGCGCGGGCAAGCATATCGGCATGCTCGCGCTGTGCAAGCTGCGCGGATGGCCGATGGACACGTACGCGGAGCGGGAGCACCCGCTGCAGCAGGAGCTGCTGCGGACGGTCGCCGCGCTCGCGGAGCTGGAGCCGGAGGCCGTCGGGTGTGCTGTCGACGGCTGCGGCCTGCCTGTTTTTGCGCTGCCGTTATGGCGGCTGGCGCTGATTTACGCGCGGCTCGCCGCGCATGACGGCGCCGCAGCGGGAGGCGCCCCGGGCGCCAAGCCCGCCGGCGAAGCGGCGGCGGGCAGCGCCATGGCTGCAGCGGCGGCGCGTCTCGCCGCTGCGATGCGCAGCCACCCGGCCCTTGTGGAGGGGCCGGGCCGGCTGGCAAGCGTGATGCTTGGCGATGGGAACGTGGTCGCCAAGAGCGGGGCGCAGGGCGTCTTCGTCTTCGCCCTGCAGCGGGAAGGGATTGCCGTCGCCGTCAAGCTGGCTGACGGCGGAGAGTCCGCTTGGCCGGAGGCCGTCTGCGGCATCCTGGAGCAGCTGGACCTCGGCGCGGAGCTGATCGCGCGCATCCGGCAGCATATCTCTCCAGAGATGCGCAATGATGCCGGCCAAGTCGTCGGGCAGCGCGAAGCCTGTTTGACGCTTCAGCGCTTCGACCGCGAATAGCATGGATTAGCTGAACCTGTAACCCTCCAAAGCTCATGGCCGTCACGGCTGAGCGTGGAGGGTCATTTGCGCTGCGCCGATTTTCGCATGCAGAGGAGCTGGAGGAAGGTGGACGGGGGGATTTTACGGCTTGCCGAGCCGTGGTTCTTACATAAGCATGGGCTCCTTTTCCAGAAGTCCCCGTTTCAATGCGTCCTGTCTGGTGTAAATGCAAAGTAAGCACGTGCAGTACCAGCAAACACGATGTAACCGAAAGGGTGAGAGGTATGTTAGGCTACGCTGTTATTTTCTTTATCATCGCATTGGTGGCAGGGATATTGGGATTTTTCACGTTGGCCTCGGCAGCCGCCGCGATCGCGAAGCTCTTGTTTGTTGTCTTCCTGATCTTGTTTATCTTATCGTTTATTTTCGGAAAAAGACGCATTTAACGTCATGCATCCCTTGCAGTCAATCAGCTAAGACGAACGGAAGAGGCCTCCGCGGAGGCCTCTTCCGTTTGGGCTGGAGGGGCGTGGCGCTCCAAACCGGGCCCCGTCTTCGAAGCAGAGCAAGCCGCCCCCTGCTTACAGCGACATTGTAGCCTCGCCCACAGCGATCGTCGCCTCACTCACAGCGACTTCGTCGCGCCGCCCACGCCTCGCTCATGCCACGCTCATGCCTCGCTCACAGCATTTGCATCGCCTCGCTCACAGCGACTTCATCGCCTCTCGATACGCCGTCGGCGACTGCCCGTAGAACCGGCGGAACTGCTTGGAGAAATAGAGCGGATCCTGGAAGCCGACGGATGCCGCGAT encodes:
- a CDS encoding DUF1328 domain-containing protein, whose translation is MLGYAVIFFIIALVAGILGFFTLASAAAAIAKLLFVVFLILFILSFIFGKRRI
- a CDS encoding asparaginase, with amino-acid sequence MVNNNPTAADVLGVPLVQTTRGGTVENVHSGHAVVVRADGAILGQAGDASIWTYMRSTAKPVQALPALLGGVPEAYGLDEAMLALMCASHQGTEPHIAVLEQMLALTGVREEQLVFGPQLPANLEARDELQRRGGQPRKLYHVCAGKHIGMLALCKLRGWPMDTYAEREHPLQQELLRTVAALAELEPEAVGCAVDGCGLPVFALPLWRLALIYARLAAHDGAAAGGAPGAKPAGEAAAGSAMAAAAARLAAAMRSHPALVEGPGRLASVMLGDGNVVAKSGAQGVFVFALQREGIAVAVKLADGGESAWPEAVCGILEQLDLGAELIARIRQHISPEMRNDAGQVVGQREACLTLQRFDRE
- a CDS encoding FAD-binding oxidoreductase; its protein translation is MKDLHEGRLFWPDTLPQCSTYPPLQGSLLVDAAIVGGGMSGAICAFILARSGLKTVLLERGSAAGGSSLANTGLLQFCNDLMLTELTEQIGEHSAAAFYKGCAAAVQELGAVAGSLSLDAQFQPRSSLYYASSEQDVPKLKAEYAALRKNGFDVAYWEPEQIQARFPFKKPGAMLTQGDALVNPYRFVHGVIDDAASKFGLLVHEKTDITAHEQTNAKTHVLHTAAGASVHAKYVIYAVGYEPEELRGQLVKAVMNRTSVIVTEPQADLSPWYEQVLIWETARPYFYARLTADGRVVAGGYDEEALKPLTGEVSRAKIADKLSGRVKELFPSFRVHADYEWNATFCQSRDYLPFIGEDPKRPGIYYCLGYGGNGTVYSMMGANILSDLIQGRSNELAPIVALDRPTLQNV